In one Candidatus Neptunochlamydia vexilliferae genomic region, the following are encoded:
- a CDS encoding RNA recognition motif domain-containing protein, with amino-acid sequence MKLFVANISRECSEDELNEVFSNCGEVKSLKIIKDRDTGQSRGFGFVEMETREAGDKAIQELHDKEVHGRALVVNEAKEQQKRPAGGGGRRGGPGRY; translated from the coding sequence ATGAAACTTTTTGTAGCCAATATTTCAAGAGAATGCTCAGAGGATGAGTTAAACGAAGTTTTTTCAAACTGTGGCGAGGTGAAAAGCTTAAAAATTATTAAAGATCGCGATACTGGGCAGTCCCGAGGATTTGGCTTTGTGGAGATGGAAACTCGAGAAGCTGGTGACAAGGCGATCCAAGAACTCCACGACAAGGAAGTGCATGGACGCGCTCTCGTTGTCAACGAGGCCAAGGAGCAGCAAAAACGCCCCGCTGGCGGTGGTGGCAGACGTGGCGGTCCTGGCCGCTATTAA